Proteins co-encoded in one Haloarcula pelagica genomic window:
- a CDS encoding PAS domain S-box protein, with product MDDGSSAVIDVCYVDLRPSVASAVEPPFGSDRIERSTAVDADRALAALADGAVDCLVVVCRAVDDGSLALVEAASSTAPEVPRLVVTNGAAGLSDAALDAGATDCVVAEGADLRALLPHRIRSAVEDGQVARETRADAARFESLTQNTSFAVVTIDEESTVQYASEAVDDLFGYAPAELVGESLTAIMPERFHDAHHAAVSEYLTTGERALAWDWIELPGCHRDGTEIPLGVSFGERDAPDGHRFTAVIRDISEQRDRVERLDRLATAMEESMDGVALLNEDGEYVSVNEAHADIYGCDADDLVGEHWSMLYDEDETERFRDEIMPVVEREGEWRGEAQGRRADGSPFPQELSLTRLDEDALVCIVRDITDRVQRRRELESERQFVRTVIDTLQDVFYVLDTDGCFTEWNDRMAEVTGYTDEELDGMPALNVIPPEDREHIAENIHAVVSEDADRTPRSALLTKQGDRIPYEFTGSQLTDADGEVIGLTGIGRDIAMETLREQRLSVLSRVLRHNVRNRLTVVLAQAEHIVETADSPASREGAERIQRAGSNLQRAAEQAHRAETLLRDRPTKQRVDLVEQVRAGRDHAAADPDSVDLVLPETAPVVATPIVETAVAELLENALTHVSDPTVQIHVSVGEETTRAVVADDGPGLPDHERAALLGESETPLEHGTGLGLWLVNWIVAASGGRVAVPSEGGGTTVELAFPTAE from the coding sequence ATGGACGACGGGTCGTCCGCGGTGATCGATGTGTGTTACGTCGATCTCCGACCGTCGGTGGCGTCGGCTGTCGAACCGCCCTTCGGGAGCGACCGGATCGAGCGTTCGACGGCCGTCGACGCCGACCGGGCGCTTGCGGCCCTCGCGGACGGCGCCGTCGATTGTCTGGTCGTCGTCTGCCGGGCGGTCGACGACGGCTCGCTCGCGCTCGTCGAGGCGGCGAGTTCGACCGCCCCCGAAGTCCCGCGACTCGTGGTCACGAACGGGGCTGCCGGCCTCTCCGACGCCGCGCTCGACGCCGGCGCGACCGACTGTGTGGTCGCCGAGGGCGCGGACCTGCGGGCACTGCTCCCGCACCGAATCCGGTCGGCCGTCGAGGACGGCCAGGTGGCACGCGAAACCCGCGCCGACGCCGCCCGCTTCGAGTCACTGACACAGAACACGAGTTTCGCCGTCGTGACGATCGACGAGGAGAGTACGGTCCAGTACGCCAGCGAGGCCGTCGACGACCTCTTCGGGTACGCGCCCGCGGAACTCGTCGGCGAATCGCTCACCGCGATCATGCCCGAGCGGTTCCACGACGCCCATCACGCGGCCGTCTCGGAGTACCTCACGACGGGCGAGCGCGCGCTGGCGTGGGACTGGATCGAACTCCCCGGCTGTCACCGCGACGGGACGGAGATCCCGCTGGGTGTCTCCTTCGGCGAGCGCGATGCTCCCGACGGCCACCGGTTCACGGCCGTCATCCGGGACATCTCCGAGCAGCGCGACCGCGTCGAGCGACTCGACCGACTGGCGACGGCGATGGAGGAGTCGATGGACGGAGTCGCACTGCTGAACGAGGACGGGGAGTACGTCTCGGTCAACGAGGCCCACGCCGACATCTACGGCTGCGACGCGGACGACCTCGTCGGCGAACACTGGTCGATGCTGTACGACGAGGACGAGACCGAACGGTTCCGCGACGAGATCATGCCCGTGGTCGAGCGCGAGGGCGAGTGGCGCGGGGAAGCACAGGGTCGGCGGGCCGACGGCTCGCCGTTCCCTCAGGAACTGTCGCTGACACGCCTCGACGAGGACGCGCTGGTCTGTATCGTCCGCGACATCACCGACCGGGTACAGCGCCGCCGGGAACTCGAATCGGAACGCCAGTTCGTCCGGACCGTCATCGACACGCTACAGGATGTCTTCTACGTCCTCGACACCGACGGCTGTTTCACCGAGTGGAACGACCGGATGGCGGAGGTGACCGGCTACACCGACGAGGAACTCGACGGGATGCCGGCGCTGAACGTCATCCCACCGGAGGATCGGGAGCACATCGCCGAGAACATCCACGCCGTCGTCTCCGAGGACGCCGACCGGACGCCACGCTCGGCGCTGCTGACAAAACAGGGCGACCGCATCCCCTACGAGTTCACTGGGAGCCAACTCACCGACGCCGACGGCGAGGTCATCGGCCTGACGGGGATCGGCCGGGACATCGCCATGGAGACGCTGCGCGAACAGCGGCTCTCGGTGCTCTCGCGTGTCCTCCGGCACAACGTCCGCAACAGGCTCACGGTCGTGCTCGCCCAGGCCGAACACATCGTCGAGACGGCCGACAGCCCCGCCTCGCGTGAGGGGGCCGAACGCATCCAGCGGGCCGGCTCGAACCTCCAGCGCGCCGCCGAACAGGCACACCGCGCCGAGACGCTGCTCCGGGATCGGCCGACGAAACAGCGGGTCGATCTGGTCGAGCAGGTCCGGGCCGGACGCGACCACGCGGCGGCCGACCCCGACAGCGTCGATCTGGTGCTCCCGGAGACGGCGCCGGTCGTGGCGACGCCGATCGTCGAGACGGCCGTCGCCGAACTGCTGGAGAACGCGCTCACGCACGTCTCGGATCCCACGGTACAGATCCACGTCAGCGTCGGCGAGGAGACGACGCGGGCGGTGGTCGCCGACGACGGGCCGGGACTCCCGGACCACGAGCGGGCAGCGCTACTGGGCGAGAGCGAGACCCCGCTCGAACACGGCACCGGACTGGGGCTGTGGCTCGTCAACTGGATCGTCGCGGCCTCGGGTGGCCGGGTCGCGGTCCCCAGCGAGGGCGGCGGTACCACCGTCGAACTCGCCTTCCCGACGGCCGAGTGA
- a CDS encoding nucleoside recognition protein, whose amino-acid sequence MPVLVDLLTDVAVRVLRITVFLSLGVFLANLAVAFGLVEKIAVVSQYLTAPANLPDEVGTAILTTTASPTAGYGMLADFRESGTLDDRATLVAVTINTFFGFAQHIVTFYAPILIPILGLRVGLLYVTMRGLVALAITLTGIAAGRVLLARSTVETAASATAPDGGHGDRDALDDRPEGHEAAVREALGETREKVREILPRLAAIYVVVSMLVAYADPIMAALGQGGTTVTTAADGLASLLGLPGAAIPVVAAFALDTTSGATVLSPLVRDGTFTARTAVATMLVGGIVSFAVSTFKRSIPFQYGIWGREFGSKVIVVNTGLKIVWIALALAVLLVPDYSIW is encoded by the coding sequence GTGCCCGTGCTGGTCGACCTGCTGACCGATGTCGCCGTCCGCGTCCTGCGGATCACGGTCTTCCTCTCGCTCGGGGTGTTCCTGGCGAACCTGGCGGTCGCGTTCGGTCTCGTCGAGAAAATCGCCGTCGTCTCCCAGTATCTCACCGCGCCAGCCAACCTCCCGGACGAGGTCGGGACCGCCATCCTGACGACGACGGCCTCGCCGACCGCTGGCTACGGGATGCTCGCGGACTTCCGCGAATCCGGGACCTTGGACGACCGGGCGACGCTGGTGGCCGTGACCATCAACACGTTCTTCGGGTTCGCCCAGCACATCGTCACCTTCTACGCGCCGATCCTGATCCCGATCCTCGGGCTCCGGGTCGGCCTGCTGTACGTCACGATGCGCGGCTTGGTCGCGTTGGCGATCACGCTCACCGGAATCGCCGCCGGCCGCGTCCTGCTCGCCCGCTCGACAGTCGAGACAGCCGCCAGCGCGACCGCTCCAGACGGCGGTCACGGCGACCGGGACGCGCTCGACGACCGGCCCGAGGGCCACGAGGCGGCCGTCCGGGAAGCGCTCGGCGAGACCCGCGAGAAGGTCCGGGAGATCCTCCCCAGATTGGCGGCCATCTACGTCGTCGTCTCGATGCTCGTCGCCTATGCGGATCCGATCATGGCGGCGCTGGGACAGGGCGGGACGACGGTGACGACCGCCGCCGACGGCCTGGCGAGCCTGCTCGGACTGCCCGGGGCGGCGATTCCCGTGGTAGCGGCGTTCGCCCTCGACACCACCAGCGGCGCGACGGTGCTCTCGCCGCTGGTCCGGGACGGCACTTTCACCGCACGGACCGCCGTGGCGACGATGCTGGTCGGCGGAATCGTCTCCTTCGCCGTCTCGACGTTCAAGCGGTCGATCCCGTTCCAGTACGGCATCTGGGGCCGGGAGTTCGGTTCGAAGGTCATCGTCGTCAACACGGGGCTGAAGATCGTCTGGATCGCGCTGGCGCTTGCGGTGTTGCTCGTCCCCGATTACTCGATCTGGTAG
- a CDS encoding GNAT family N-acetyltransferase, whose protein sequence is MDTIERPTFETNAASELYQYVERHGTATRERVQEATRLPPGEFEETLEHLLAKGYLQEQGGTLSLALDIGAVESHTTGMETYVIRPSRPEDFEGLVELIREVSADGTYVIAESIAEQLLYEDAITRHNTVESRVFFVATMDGEIVGWCHLDLPQVETMRGTAQLTVGVARDARGQGIGSQLLERGTDWARANGYRKLYNSVPLRSERALSFLDDHGWHTEGIRKDHYTIDGDLVDEVMMAYQIE, encoded by the coding sequence ATGGACACGATCGAACGGCCGACGTTCGAGACGAACGCGGCCAGCGAGCTGTACCAGTACGTCGAGCGCCACGGGACGGCGACACGGGAGCGGGTCCAGGAGGCGACGCGGCTCCCGCCAGGGGAGTTCGAGGAGACCCTGGAGCATCTCCTGGCGAAGGGGTACCTCCAGGAACAGGGCGGGACGCTGTCGCTCGCGCTCGATATCGGCGCCGTCGAGTCACACACCACCGGGATGGAGACGTACGTCATCCGGCCGTCCCGACCCGAGGACTTCGAGGGATTGGTCGAACTGATCCGGGAGGTCTCGGCCGACGGGACCTACGTCATCGCCGAGAGCATCGCCGAGCAACTGCTGTACGAGGACGCGATCACGCGCCACAACACCGTCGAGTCCCGCGTCTTCTTCGTGGCGACGATGGACGGCGAGATCGTCGGTTGGTGTCACCTGGACCTCCCGCAGGTCGAGACCATGCGCGGGACCGCCCAGTTGACCGTCGGGGTCGCCCGTGACGCCCGCGGCCAGGGGATCGGCAGCCAACTGCTCGAACGCGGGACCGACTGGGCGCGAGCCAACGGCTACCGGAAACTGTACAACAGCGTCCCGCTGCGCTCCGAGCGGGCGCTCTCCTTTCTGGACGACCACGGCTGGCACACCGAGGGCATCCGCAAGGACCACTACACCATCGACGGCGACCTCGTCGACGAGGTGATGATGGCCTACCAGATCGAGTAA
- a CDS encoding CBS domain-containing protein, with protein MLVDLPVRDVMNTPARTVTAETAIVDAAARLRDEGIGSLVVQSGGETVGIITESDIVAVTAAEGDTRALTVGDVMSTALVTIGPDATVEDAVERLRTHGIKKLPVVGDGALVGVVTTTDISNYLPHFAHPRPTTEAQTQRTRFRRPDTSYERDGWEFESYGVADGIDVGDHVRFSKTLDQDDVEAFAEASGDTNRLHLDDTFAEGTRFGRRIVHGTLVSGIISAALARLPGLTIYISQEVSYRGPVDIGERVTAHCEVVEQITDDRFRLTTAVDDSEGNSVVEGTAVVISDPIPESA; from the coding sequence ATGCTCGTCGACCTGCCCGTCCGGGACGTGATGAACACGCCCGCCCGGACCGTCACCGCCGAGACAGCGATCGTCGACGCCGCCGCACGGCTTCGGGACGAGGGGATCGGCTCGCTCGTCGTCCAGTCCGGCGGCGAGACCGTCGGAATCATCACCGAGAGCGACATCGTCGCGGTCACCGCCGCGGAGGGCGACACCCGGGCGCTGACCGTCGGCGACGTGATGTCGACGGCGCTGGTCACGATCGGCCCCGACGCCACCGTCGAGGACGCCGTCGAGCGACTGCGAACCCACGGGATCAAGAAACTCCCCGTCGTCGGGGACGGGGCGCTGGTCGGCGTCGTGACGACGACGGACATCTCGAACTACCTGCCACACTTCGCGCACCCACGGCCGACCACGGAGGCCCAGACCCAGCGGACCCGCTTCAGACGGCCCGACACCAGTTACGAGCGCGACGGCTGGGAGTTCGAGAGCTACGGCGTCGCCGACGGCATCGACGTGGGCGATCACGTCCGGTTCAGCAAGACCCTCGATCAGGACGATGTCGAGGCCTTCGCCGAAGCCAGCGGGGACACCAACCGCCTCCACCTCGACGACACGTTCGCCGAGGGGACCCGCTTCGGCCGGCGGATCGTCCACGGGACGCTCGTCTCGGGCATCATCAGCGCCGCGCTGGCCCGGCTCCCGGGGCTGACCATCTACATCTCCCAGGAGGTCAGTTACCGCGGCCCCGTCGACATCGGCGAGCGCGTCACCGCCCACTGTGAGGTCGTCGAACAGATCACCGACGACCGCTTCCGGCTGACGACCGCGGTCGACGACAGCGAGGGCAACAGCGTCGTCGAGGGGACCGCGGTCGTCATCTCCGATCCCATCCCCGAGTCCGCCTGA
- a CDS encoding lamin tail domain-containing protein, whose protein sequence is MRVPAVLCCLVLVVAGCGGLSTPAEPTLADDTTPTAEPVGPTVGTVTDVPPPRPAVEVSVTAVVDGDTIRVEYANGTRDTVRLVGVDTPEVHAENDPPEFEGVPDTTAGATCLREAGIDASNLAKDRLLGRTVGLAFDPNLDRRGYYDRLLAYVVVEDRLFNYGLVRSGHARVYDSDFTRKTAFDRAESEAREAGRGLWQCADGATAVADGGTVTAGASGLAITAIDYDAPGNDNENLNAESVTLTNRGDEALSLAGWTVSDDADHRYTFGDLTLTPGASVTLHTGSGTDTDSDVYWGREGAVWNNGGDTVTVRDAGGTVVVERSY, encoded by the coding sequence ATGCGAGTCCCCGCCGTCCTGTGCTGTCTCGTGCTCGTCGTCGCCGGCTGTGGCGGGCTCTCGACACCGGCCGAGCCCACGCTAGCGGACGACACCACGCCGACGGCCGAGCCGGTGGGACCAACGGTGGGTACCGTGACCGATGTCCCGCCGCCCCGACCCGCCGTCGAGGTGTCCGTGACGGCCGTCGTCGACGGCGACACCATCCGTGTCGAGTACGCGAACGGGACCAGAGACACCGTTCGGCTCGTCGGCGTCGACACGCCCGAGGTCCACGCCGAGAACGACCCGCCGGAGTTCGAGGGGGTCCCGGACACGACAGCGGGCGCGACCTGTCTCCGCGAGGCCGGAATCGACGCCTCGAACCTGGCGAAAGACCGGCTGCTGGGCCGGACGGTCGGGCTGGCGTTCGACCCGAACCTCGACCGACGGGGCTACTACGACCGGCTGCTCGCCTACGTCGTCGTCGAGGACCGGCTGTTCAACTACGGACTCGTCCGCTCGGGTCACGCCCGGGTGTACGACAGCGACTTCACCCGGAAGACTGCCTTCGACCGGGCCGAGAGCGAGGCCAGAGAAGCGGGGCGTGGCCTGTGGCAGTGTGCCGACGGTGCGACCGCCGTTGCGGACGGCGGCACCGTCACGGCCGGCGCGTCGGGGCTGGCGATCACCGCAATCGATTACGACGCGCCCGGCAACGACAACGAGAACCTGAACGCCGAGTCGGTGACGCTCACGAACCGCGGCGACGAAGCGCTCTCACTCGCCGGCTGGACGGTCAGCGACGACGCGGACCACCGCTACACGTTCGGCGACCTGACGCTGACACCGGGCGCGTCGGTCACGCTACACACCGGCAGCGGCACCGACACCGACAGCGATGTCTACTGGGGGCGTGAGGGCGCGGTCTGGAACAACGGCGGGGACACGGTAACCGTGCGGGACGCCGGTGGCACGGTGGTCGTCGAACGGTCCTACTGA
- a CDS encoding molybdopterin-dependent oxidoreductase: MDYRQLTPAPRAVDWGLLVSVATLLATGVATMFTGTPATAWVIDLHAIAGVVLIALLPMKLWRVRHRVTPDRLTAPRALSVVLAVDATAALVTGVWWIFGGTLDLGPWGLFHLHVGLGLLVPPLLLWHLRYRFHTPTRRTIGGRRNVLAYAGVLTAGALVWRVQQPVNELLDTAGADRRFTGSREDGSRQGNRFPVTSWVADDPDPVDPADWTLAVTGRVGNPSEYAADEIGPADSEDALLDCTSGWYSEHEWRGVRVGNLLDAAETDDAAAWVQFRSVTGYRWSLPIEEARDALLATHVDDERLSHGHGFPLRLVAPDRRGFQWVKWVTEVRVSKRREIGEWLAIFVSGF; the protein is encoded by the coding sequence ATGGACTACCGGCAGTTGACTCCCGCGCCGCGAGCCGTCGACTGGGGCCTGCTGGTCTCGGTCGCCACGCTGCTTGCGACTGGCGTGGCGACCATGTTCACCGGGACACCGGCGACCGCCTGGGTCATCGACCTCCACGCCATCGCGGGCGTCGTCCTGATCGCGCTTCTCCCGATGAAGCTCTGGCGGGTGCGCCACCGCGTGACGCCCGACCGCCTGACCGCGCCGCGGGCGCTCTCGGTCGTGCTGGCGGTCGACGCGACGGCGGCGCTCGTGACCGGCGTCTGGTGGATCTTCGGCGGGACGCTTGACCTGGGGCCGTGGGGACTGTTTCACCTCCACGTCGGGCTCGGACTGCTGGTCCCGCCGCTCTTGCTGTGGCACCTCCGCTATCGGTTCCACACGCCGACCCGGCGGACGATCGGCGGCCGGCGAAACGTCCTGGCCTACGCCGGCGTCCTCACCGCGGGGGCGCTGGTCTGGCGCGTCCAGCAACCGGTCAACGAGTTGCTGGACACTGCGGGCGCCGACCGGCGGTTCACCGGCTCGCGCGAGGACGGCAGCCGGCAGGGCAACCGCTTCCCGGTGACCAGTTGGGTGGCCGACGACCCCGACCCGGTCGATCCGGCCGACTGGACGCTCGCGGTCACCGGCCGGGTCGGGAACCCGAGCGAGTACGCCGCCGACGAGATCGGCCCCGCCGACAGCGAGGACGCCCTGCTCGACTGTACGAGCGGGTGGTACTCCGAGCACGAGTGGCGCGGCGTCCGCGTGGGGAATCTGCTCGACGCCGCCGAGACCGACGACGCCGCTGCCTGGGTCCAGTTTCGCTCGGTGACGGGCTACCGCTGGAGTCTGCCGATCGAGGAGGCCAGGGACGCGCTGCTCGCCACGCACGTCGACGACGAACGGCTTTCCCACGGCCACGGCTTCCCGCTGCGGCTGGTCGCGCCCGACCGCCGGGGGTTCCAGTGGGTGAAGTGGGTCACCGAAGTCCGGGTGAGCAAGCGCCGAGAGATCGGCGAGTGGCTGGCGATCTTCGTCAGCGGGTTCTGA
- a CDS encoding HAD family hydrolase: MTTAVCFDLDGTLIHFDRPYDEIVADVFAAHGIDRDPARHDAGREAFRTAFDALEPNPQRAAMAAVVEDAGADADPDAMVRTLLEYECEHSTVREGTVDCLDALAEDGPLGVITNGEPDWQRRKLAHHGLAEYFEAIVASYEAGAHKPDPAPFDRLRERIDAEEYVMVGNDYEGDVEGARSAGFVPIHYEDEDGPSFWQTLRAMV; this comes from the coding sequence ATGACGACCGCGGTCTGTTTCGATCTCGACGGGACGCTGATCCACTTCGACCGCCCGTACGACGAGATCGTCGCCGACGTGTTCGCGGCCCACGGGATCGACCGCGACCCGGCACGCCACGACGCGGGCCGTGAGGCCTTTCGGACTGCCTTCGACGCCCTGGAGCCGAACCCACAGCGGGCAGCGATGGCCGCCGTCGTCGAGGACGCCGGCGCGGACGCCGACCCCGACGCGATGGTCCGGACGCTTCTGGAGTACGAATGCGAGCACTCGACGGTCCGGGAGGGGACCGTCGACTGTCTCGACGCCCTCGCCGAGGACGGCCCGCTTGGCGTGATCACCAACGGCGAACCCGACTGGCAACGCCGGAAACTCGCCCACCACGGCCTGGCCGAGTACTTCGAGGCCATCGTCGCCTCCTACGAGGCGGGCGCCCACAAGCCCGACCCGGCGCCGTTCGACCGCCTGCGGGAACGCATCGACGCCGAGGAGTACGTCATGGTCGGCAACGACTACGAGGGCGACGTGGAGGGCGCTCGGTCGGCGGGCTTCGTCCCGATCCACTACGAGGACGAGGACGGCCCCTCCTTCTGGCAGACGCTCCGGGCGATGGTGTAG
- a CDS encoding RNA-binding domain-containing protein has translation MSAVYSVDVRIVAPVNDTEVTERVADAVRNLFPEADPEQRPGELAAEVHTLDGFSQLLHEYEILDTARSVFFDSLSDDRFAFDLKKQAAFEGRINFAVGEPSELGDIHVEVIVRDPDAESYIDYVAPPTEDGTPVDTE, from the coding sequence ATGAGCGCCGTCTACAGTGTCGACGTTCGCATCGTCGCGCCGGTCAACGACACCGAGGTGACCGAGCGGGTCGCCGACGCCGTCCGGAACCTCTTCCCCGAGGCCGACCCCGAGCAGCGGCCCGGCGAACTGGCCGCCGAGGTCCACACGCTGGACGGGTTCTCCCAGTTGCTCCACGAGTACGAGATCCTCGACACCGCCCGCTCCGTGTTCTTCGACTCCCTTTCGGACGACCGGTTCGCCTTCGACCTGAAGAAGCAGGCGGCCTTCGAGGGCCGGATCAACTTCGCCGTCGGCGAGCCCTCTGAGCTGGGCGACATCCACGTCGAGGTGATCGTCCGCGACCCCGACGCCGAGTCGTACATCGACTACGTCGCGCCGCCGACCGAGGACGGCACGCCCGTCGACACCGAATGA
- a CDS encoding AAA family ATPase, whose product MTVIGIVGLPGSGKSEAANVAADQGVPVVTMGDVIRAECRERGLDPATEHGAVAKALREENGPGAIAERSLPIIEDNLDDADTVLVDGIRSDTEVEAFREAFGEAFVLVEIDAPFELRAERLDLRGRDAGAADGGESLEERDERELGFGMGAAIEMADRTIENTETLAAFQRKVRTLLREGPEGLE is encoded by the coding sequence ATGACAGTTATCGGTATCGTCGGACTGCCCGGCAGCGGCAAGAGCGAGGCGGCCAACGTCGCCGCCGACCAGGGGGTTCCCGTCGTGACGATGGGCGACGTGATCCGCGCGGAGTGTCGCGAGCGGGGGCTCGATCCCGCGACCGAACACGGGGCCGTCGCGAAGGCGCTGCGCGAGGAGAACGGGCCGGGAGCCATCGCCGAGCGGTCGCTCCCGATCATCGAGGACAACCTCGACGACGCCGACACGGTGCTGGTCGACGGTATCCGATCCGACACCGAGGTCGAAGCGTTCCGGGAGGCCTTCGGCGAGGCGTTCGTCCTCGTCGAGATCGACGCCCCCTTCGAGTTGCGCGCAGAGCGCCTGGACCTGCGGGGCCGGGACGCCGGCGCGGCCGACGGCGGCGAGTCCCTCGAAGAGCGCGATGAGCGGGAACTGGGCTTCGGGATGGGCGCGGCCATCGAGATGGCGGACCGCACGATCGAGAACACCGAGACGCTGGCGGCCTTCCAGCGGAAAGTGCGGACGCTCCTGCGTGAGGGGCCGGAGGGGCTGGAATGA
- a CDS encoding polyprenyl synthetase family protein — translation MEYLEQRRDRVEDRLRAVLDDIEPTELAAQVRHVALSGGKRVRPTVTVLVCEALGGDPADAVDYAVGIELVHNASLVIDDIIDESELRRGTPAAWAEYGHGPAIIASDGLLGEAFALFSADERAMQTVAESMVELGEGEATELVAQPTNEAEYMELARRKTGALFRAAAELGAIAADADAYTVEAMGEYAERVGVAFQMRDDVLDATADAETLGKPTGHDAEMERPSLVEVTELSTEEANERARGESDAALEALSTVDAPDSQSLEYLKDLAEFVVVRER, via the coding sequence ATGGAGTATCTAGAGCAGCGACGTGACCGCGTCGAGGACCGGTTACGGGCCGTCCTCGACGACATCGAGCCGACGGAACTGGCAGCGCAGGTCCGTCACGTCGCGCTCTCGGGCGGGAAGCGCGTCCGACCGACGGTCACGGTGCTGGTCTGTGAAGCCCTGGGCGGTGACCCTGCCGACGCCGTCGACTACGCCGTCGGCATCGAACTCGTCCACAACGCCTCGCTGGTCATCGACGACATCATCGACGAGTCCGAACTCCGCCGCGGGACGCCGGCGGCCTGGGCCGAGTACGGCCACGGCCCGGCGATCATCGCCTCCGACGGCCTGCTCGGCGAGGCCTTTGCCCTCTTTTCGGCGGACGAGCGAGCGATGCAGACCGTCGCGGAGTCGATGGTCGAACTCGGCGAGGGCGAGGCGACCGAACTGGTCGCCCAGCCCACGAACGAGGCCGAATACATGGAACTGGCCCGGCGAAAGACCGGCGCACTGTTCCGGGCGGCCGCCGAACTGGGCGCGATCGCCGCCGACGCCGACGCCTACACGGTCGAGGCGATGGGCGAGTACGCCGAGCGGGTCGGCGTCGCCTTCCAGATGCGCGACGACGTGCTCGACGCGACCGCCGACGCGGAGACCCTCGGCAAGCCGACGGGACACGACGCCGAGATGGAGCGACCGTCCCTGGTCGAGGTGACCGAACTGTCGACCGAGGAGGCAAACGAGCGCGCTCGCGGGGAGTCCGACGCCGCCCTGGAGGCGCTCTCGACCGTCGACGCGCCGGACTCGCAGTCCCTGGAGTATCTGAAGGACCTCGCGGAGTTCGTCGTCGTGCGAGAACGCTAG